In Xenopus tropicalis strain Nigerian chromosome 5, UCB_Xtro_10.0, whole genome shotgun sequence, one genomic interval encodes:
- the sec23b gene encoding protein transport protein Sec23B (The RefSeq protein has 1 substitution compared to this genomic sequence) yields the protein MATYLEFIQQNEERDGVRFSWNVWPSSRLEATRMVVPLGCLFTPLKERPDLPPVQYEPVLCTRPTCKAVLNPLCQVDYRAKLWACNFCFQRNQFPPTYAGISEVNQPAELMPQFSTIEYIVQRGPQTPLVFLYVVDTCLEEEDLQALKESLQMSLSLLPPDALVGLITFGRMVQVHELSCDGISKSYVFRGTKDLTAKQIQDMLGLSKAAAPAQQGRPLQPQEQPFLSSRFLQPVHKIDMNLTDLLGELQRDPWPVPQGKRPLRSTGVALSIAVGLLEGTLPNTGARIMLFTGGPPTQGPGMVVGDELKTPIRSWHDIEKDNARFMKKATKHYEALANRTAANGHCIDIYACALDQTGLLEMKCCSNLTGGEIVIGDSFNTSLFKQTFQRVFTKDPNGSFKMAFGANLDVKTSRELKVSGTIGPCVSLNVNGPCVSENELGVGGTSQWKICALDPTTTLGIYFEVVNQHNAPIPQGGRGAVQFVTQYQHSTTQKRIRVTTVARNWADAQSQIQHIEAAFDQEAAAVLMARLGVYRAETEEGPDVLRWLDRQLIRLCQKFGQYNKDDPSSFRLSDSFSLYPQFMFHLRRSPFLQVFNNSPDESSYYRHHFARQDLTQSLIMIQPILYSYSFYGPPEPVLLDSSSILADRILLMDTFFQIVIYLGETIAQWRNAGYHDMPEYENFKQLLQAPLDDAQEILQSRFPMPRYINTEHGGSQARFLLSKVNPSQTHNNLYNWGQESGAPILTDDVSLQVFMDHLKKLAVSTAS from the exons atggCAACCTACTTAGAGTTTATTCAACAAAATGAGGAGCGGGATGGCGTTCGCTTCAGCTGGAATGTGTGGCCCTCCAGCCGACTGGAAGCCACACGGATGGTTGTACCTTTGGGCTGCCTTTTTACTCCTCTGAAGGAACGTCCAGATCTCCCACCAGTTCAATATGAGCCAGTGCTTTGCACAAGGCCAACCTGCAAGGCAGTACTTAATCCACTTTG TCAGGTGGACTACAGAGCTAAACTGTGGGCATGTAATTTCTGCTTCCAAAGAAACCAG TTCCCTCCAACATATGCAGGGATATCAGAAGTAAATCAACCTGCGGAATTAATGCCACAGTTTTCCACAATTGAATACATAGTGCAG CGAGGTCCTCAGACACCACTGGTATTCTTATATGTGGTGGATACATGTCTTGAGGAGGAAGACCTGCAAGCTCTCAAGGAGTCCTTACAGATGTCTCTCAGCCTGCTGCCCCCAGATGCTCTGGTTGGTCTGATCACCTTTGGCAGAATGGTACAAGTGCATGAACTGAGCTGCGATGGGATCTCTAAGAGCTATGTTTTTAGAGGCACAAAAGATCTGACTGCTAAACAAATACAG GATATGTTGGGACTTTCAAAGGCTGCAGCCCCGGCACAGCAAGGAAGACCACTACAACCCCAGGAGCAGCCTTTTTTGTCTAGTCG GTTCTTGCAACCTGTTCATAAAATTGACATGAATCTAACAGACTTGCTTGGGGAATTGCAACGTGATCCCTGGCCTGTGCCTCAAGGGAAAAGGCCTCTACGATCTACTGGTGTTGCTTTGTCTATAGCTGTTGGATTATTGGAG GGGACGCTTCCAAACACTGGAGCCAGAATAATGTTGTTTACAGGTGGTCCCCCAACACAAGGGCCCGGCATGGTAGTTGGAGATGAGCTAAAAACACCCATTAGATCTTGGCACGATATTGAGAAAGACAATGCACGTTTCATGAAAAAGGCTACTAAG CACTATGAAGCATTGGCAAACCGCACTGCAGCAAATGGTCACTGCATTGACATTTATGCTTGTGCCTTGGATCAGACTGGTCTTTTGGAAATGAAATGTTGTTCAAACCTTACTGG tgGAGAGATTGTGATTGGAGATTCCTTTAACACATCCCTTTTTAAACAAACATTCCAGAGAGTGTTTACAAAAGATCCAAATGGATCGTTTAAAATGGCATTTGGGGCAAATCTAGATGTCAAG acatCAAGAGAGTTGAAAGTTTCTGGTACTATTGGACCTTGTGTCTCATTAAATGTGAAAGGTCCTTGTGTTTCTGAAAAT GAACTGGGGGTTGGAGGAACAAGCCAGTGGAAAATTTGTGCATTGGATCCAACTACCACTCTCGGAATATATTTTGAAGTTGTGAATCAA cacaatgCACCTATTCCTCAGGGTGGACGTGGGGCAGTACAGTTTGTTACCCAGTACCAGCATTCAACTACACAGAAACGGATAAGGGTCACCACAGTTGCTAGAaa TTGGGCAGATGCTCAAAGCCAGATCCAACACATTGAGGCAGCCTTTGATCAGGAAGCAGCAGCAGTGCTGATGGCCCGGCTAGGAGTTTATAGAGCAGAGACTGAGGAGGGTCCAGATGTTCTCAGATGGTTAGATAGGCAGCTCATCCGACTG TGCCAGAAGTTTGGGCAGTATAATAAAGATGACCCCTCTTCCTTCAGGCTCTCAGACTCCTTTTCTCTGTATCCTCAG TTTATGTTTCATTTGAGACGATCGCCTTTCTTGCAAGTGTTCAATAACAGCCCAGATGAGTCCTCATACTATCGCCATCACTTTGCCAGGCAAGACTTGACACAGTCACTGATCATGATCCAGCCAATCCTTTATTCTTACTCTTTCTATGGACCTCCAGAG CCTGTTCTGCTGGACAGCAGTAGCATTTTAGCTGACAGGATTTTGCTTATGGACACCTTCTTCCAGATTGTGATCTACCTGGGTGAG ACTATTGCACAGTGGCGTAATGCAGGTTACCACGACATGCCTGAATATGAAAACTTTAAGCAACTTTTGCAAGCTCCATTAGATGATGCCCAGGAAATCTTACAGAGCAGGTTCCCAATGCCACGCTACATCAATACAGAACACGGAGGAAGTCAG gcAAGATTCCTTCTTTCGAAAGTGAATCCATCTCAGACACACAACAACCTTTACAACTGGGGACAG GAATCTGGGGCCCCTATCCTTACCGATGACGTCAGTCTACAAGTGTTCATGGATCATTTGAAAAAACTAGCCGTTTCTACTGCTTCGTAA
- the LOC100491233 gene encoding uncharacterized protein LOC100491233, which yields MTLKDFNRWNIRFSLVYAAGIWVMITGYGYYYIKKKKKDAVTSHLQQDSLDEMQDTAVISTQAEERRPGLHIKNAVVFKDDFVPYSRRIYSLVSPLFTTTPAAPGSDSPDK from the exons ATGACCCTGAAAGATTTTAACCGCTGGAACATCAGGTTCTCATTAGTGTACGCGGCTGGGATCTGGGTAATGATCACCGGTTACGGTTACTATTAcataaagaagaagaagaaggacgCAGTAACGAGTCACCTACAGCAAG ATTCATTGGATGAAATGCAAGATACTGCAGTGATTTCTACCCAGGCAGAAGAAAGAAGACCCGGTCTCCATATTAAGAATGCTGTTGTCTTCAAAGACGATTTTGTTCCCTACTCCAGGAGAATTTACAGTTTAGTGAGTCCGCTCTTCACCACTACCCCTGCTGCACCCGGAAGTGATTCGCCAGACAAATAA
- the hebp2 gene encoding heme binding protein 2 precursor (The RefSeq protein has 1 substitution compared to this genomic sequence): MNNMGPLLLLSLLSLWGTAVRAEHGASTDGKSPAFCGERECPKFQLIQQYDSFELRAYEGSQWVTTELDDGFLGFGMVTSFRRLFNYISGKNSQEKKIEMTVPVLIQYPLKDTGRNATMSFFLSPSLVNPPKPLDPAVYLENTSPLSVYVMSFGGYALDYDYKKKAKALAEKLRNLGLSFDDSVRTTAGYNDPFTLINRHNEVWYKAK; the protein is encoded by the exons ATGAACAATATGGgtcccctgctgctgctgagcctGCTCTCTCTCTGGGGCACTGCAGTGAGGGCTGAAGATGGGGCATCTACTGATGGCAAGTCTCCTGCATTCTGTGGTGAACGAGAATGTCCCAAATTTCAACTGATACAGCAATACGAT tcttttgaGCTCCGAGCTTATGAAGGAAGCCAGTGGGTCACAACAGAGCTGGATGATGGTTTCCTTGGCTTTGGAATGGTCACAAGCTTCAGGCGCTTATTTAATTATATCTCTGGCAAGAATTCCCAAG aaaaaaagattgaaaTGACGGTGCCAGTACTCATACAGTACCCATTAAAAGATACAGGTCGCAATGCTACCATGTCTTTCTTCTTGTCACCTTCCCTGGTGAATCCTCCAAAACCCCTGGACCCTGCTGTTTATCTTGAAAACACCTCCCCGTTATCGGTTTATGTCAT GTCCTTTGGAGGCTATGCATTGGACTATGACTATAAAAAGAAAGCCAAGGCACTTGCAGAAAAGCTGAGAAACCTGGGCTTGTCTTTTGATGATTCCGTTCGCACAACTGCAGGCTACAATGACCCATTTACACTGATTAATAGGCACAATGAAGTCTGGTACAAAGCAAAGTGA